The Bacteroides fragilis NCTC 9343 genome includes the window TGCTTTTATTTGTATTGCCGCTTAGTGCCGCAAGGGTAGATACGCTGATGGTGAAGAGTCCCTCTATGAATAAGGAGGTGCAGGTGTTGGTAGTGACCCCTGATGTTGCTTTGGGAAAAAATGCAGCGGCTTGTCCGGTACTTTACTTGTTGCATGGGTATGGCGGTCATGCTAAGACCTGGATTCAGATAAAACCGAACTTGCCGGAAATAGCAGATGAAAAAGGGATCATTTTTGTGTGTCCCGATGGCAAAGACAGTTGGTACTGGGACAGCCCCAAGAATCCGGCGTACCGATATGAAACGTTTGTTTCTTCAGAGTTAGTGAACTACATTGACCGTAATTATAAAACGATTGCTGATCGGAAGGGACGTGCCATTACCGGTCTCAGCATGGGAGGACATGGGGCAATGTGGTTAGGTATTCGCCATAAAGACGTGTTTGGAGCGGCAGGAAGCACCAGCGGAGGTGTCGATATCCGTCCTTTCCCCAAAAACTGGAGCATGAACAAGCAGTTGGGTGAACTGGCCTCAAATAAAAGAATATGGGATGAACATACGGTAGTCAATCAACTCGACAAGATTCAGAATGGTGATCTTGCTTTAATTATAGATTGCGGTGAGGATGATTTTTTTCTGAATGTGAACAAAGACTTTCACGATCGGTTGTTGGGCCGCAAGATAGATCATGATTTTATTACCCGTCCCGGTGAACACAATGGAAAATACTGGAATAATTCCATTGATTATCAGATTCTTTTCTTCAGCAAGTTCTTTGCCGGAGAGTAAAGAGCGAGTGATAAGGAGCATCATGGGATTATACGTCCCGTTCCTCCCTCGGCGTATGGCATCCGGAGAGGTGCCGGTGAGTCCGGGGAGGAATTGTTTGTAAGGAAAATGCCAATATATGTAATGCCCCATAACAATATATGTAATCGAAATAACATATATTGTTATGGGGCATTACATTACTACTTCGTGGAGGCAGGATTGAAGTCGTTCCCCTTATTCGATGGTGATGCCGATGGTTCTCGTGTCTGTTTTTGTTTCATCGTATGCATCACCGTTTATGTCGATCACAGTACCTGTAGAAGTGGTCTTAGCGATGATTCCGGTTGGCTTTTCGTTTTCATCCAGTTCATAAGTGTATTTTGTATACTCCTCTTTGTTTTCTTCCGGAGTGTTGCCGATAATCAGGTGTTTGGACTGACGGCCCAACAGTCCGGCATAAATAGCGTCGTTGTGGAAAGACAGGGGGTAAGTTTCGCAAACTTGCAGGCAAGGGAGCTGATACAGGTTCTCCGTATTTCCCGCCTGATAATTGGTTTGCAAGCCATTGGCAATGATATGGCTTAAATTCCCGTTGTCGTCGTATGCCAACTCTACGGAAGAATAAGGCGTACTGTTTATTTCTTCATCGATCCGGGTAAGATATTCACCGGAATAGGTGAAGGTGTACTTTCTGACCTGGTCGGACAATTTGTAAGTACATTCGGTGGCATATCCCGCACTTCCTAAGATATAAATGGCGGTATTTCCGTTTTCATCTGCCAATGTCACTTCGTTACCGGAGTAGGAGAGAGTCGTTTCGTGGGTCAGGCTCTGCCCGTAGAACTCCTGTAATGTGGTATGGGTCGTTAGTTTATTGTTATCGTATACATAAGTATCGGTGCGTAATACGTCGCCTCCGTTACTGTGCAGATTCTCTTTCAGG containing:
- a CDS encoding alpha/beta hydrolase; this encodes MKRRNLFLACLLLFVLPLSAARVDTLMVKSPSMNKEVQVLVVTPDVALGKNAAACPVLYLLHGYGGHAKTWIQIKPNLPEIADEKGIIFVCPDGKDSWYWDSPKNPAYRYETFVSSELVNYIDRNYKTIADRKGRAITGLSMGGHGAMWLGIRHKDVFGAAGSTSGGVDIRPFPKNWSMNKQLGELASNKRIWDEHTVVNQLDKIQNGDLALIIDCGEDDFFLNVNKDFHDRLLGRKIDHDFITRPGEHNGKYWNNSIDYQILFFSKFFAGE
- a CDS encoding DUF4595 domain-containing protein; this translates as MNKLLYCFFLSFSVMATSACTDDKEEREFPPAPDFSLMILKENLHSNGGDVLRTDTYVYDNNKLTTHTTLQEFYGQSLTHETTLSYSGNEVTLADENGNTAIYILGSAGYATECTYKLSDQVRKYTFTYSGEYLTRIDEEINSTPYSSVELAYDDNGNLSHIIANGLQTNYQAGNTENLYQLPCLQVCETYPLSFHNDAIYAGLLGRQSKHLIIGNTPEENKEEYTKYTYELDENEKPTGIIAKTTSTGTVIDINGDAYDETKTDTRTIGITIE